The Crateriforma spongiae sequence TGGTCACGGAATCGACTGGCGACCTGACGCGTGTATTCGGCGGCATCACCGGACATGAGATCGTCGCGAATCCCGTCGAATCGTTGCTCTGGCGGACCGGAAAGTACGGCCTGCAATCGTTCTCGATCCACCGGTTCGGCTTGTTGCAGCATGCGGATGACCGGCAGCGTCAGTTTGCCTTGCTGCAGATCCGTCCCCAAGGTCTTGCCGACCGTCGCATCATCGCCCCACAGGTCCAAATAGTCGTCGGCGATCTGAAACGCCATCCCGACCGCTTCGCCGTACCGGGCCATCGCGTCGACCGCATCGTCATCGGCACCCGAAAGGCGAGCGCCCAGTTGTGTCGCGACCCGGCAAAGCTCCGCGGTCTTGCCCTGGATCATGTCAAAATAGGCATCTTCATCAATCTGCAGCCAGTCGCGGCCCAAAACTTGACGCAATTCGCCTTCGCACACCAACCGTGACGCCTCGCCGATCCACTGACAGGCTTCGATCGATCCGATTTCCGCGGCCAATCGGAAACTTTGCGAAAACAGATAATCACCGAACAGGATGCTGACGTGGTCGTTCCAGCGGGCGTTCACGGTGGGAACACGCCGCCGGACAGTGGCCTCATCCAACACGTCGTCGTGGATCAGCGTCGCCGTATGAATCATCTCGATCACGACCGCCATCCGCAGATGGGCGTCGGTCAGCGGGCCGAAATTCAGACCCGACAACAGCAACATCGCCGGCCGCAATCGTTTGCCACCCAACTGCGTACCGTGGCACAACAGCGGGTTCATTGATTCGTAGGGGCTTTGCAACTGACGCGTCAGCAGGTCTTCGACTTGCTGCATCGGCTGGCGAATCGGGCGGTAAACCTGACCCAACAGTTGTTTCAAGCGAGCGTCACCGTTACCGGCGGCTCCCGCATGGGCAACGTCGGAACCATTCACGTTGTGCAGAGTGACAGGGGCAGCGTCCACGGGCTTTGGATCCGGCATCAGTCGTTGAAGCGGACGCAATCTGGGCCGTCCGCAGGTACCTGAACGATCAAACAATCTCTCAACCGAAATCCGATCCCGACGGCAACCGACAGGATTCGCAGCGGCTGAGAGGTGTCAGGTCGCCCCCGACACATCACCAATGATGCGTATTGCACCGAATGTGAAGAGAATTCGCTAGGCCAGTGGAAGAATTAGTGTGATCACGGTCACTGCGGGGCGGCCAGAAGCCCTGCCGGCCCCCAAAGCCGCCACATCGTCGCCTTTCGCTCCGCGAAATTAGCGCAGCCTCGGTCACCGGCGCGCGCCCTCCCCTCGCTAAGGCTCGACCCTCCCGGCGGGAGGGTGAAAAGAAGACGGCAATCCTATTGCTTCGTTGATCCGTGTTCTGGCGCCAGTTGCCTGCCGCCACAAAGTCGCCTTTCGCTCCGCCGAAAGTAGCGCAACTGCCCTCCCGGCGGGAGGGTGAAAAGAAGACGGCAATCCTATTGCTTCGTTAATCCGTGTTTTGGCGCCAGATGCCTGCCGCCACAGAGCCGCATTTCGCGACGAGAAAGCGGGGCAAACCACCGTGTGCAGCCGGATTTTGTCTGAACGGATGACAAGTCTCACGCCAATCAGATCAACCGTAAGACTTGTCCAGACAGGCCATCAAAGCACAGACCTTTTCAACAGGAAGCAACCGCCAAAAACCTACGGCGTTTACTGCAACTGCTTCACCGCGGCGACCACTTCGGCAGGTTCCGCTCGCTTCTTGTAATCAGCATCCAGAAACGCGTAGGTGATCTTGCCGTCGGTATCGATGACGTAGGTGGCGGACAATGGCAATTCCATCGCGTCGTTGCCGTTGTACTTCGCAAGTTCCAGCTTGTCCCGATAAATCGGTACGATCACGTCGGGCAGCTGAAAAAGGATCCCGAACTTTTTGGCTAATTCGTTGTTGGCATCGTGCAAGACGAGCATGTCCAGATCGTTGGCTTCCGCGGTTTCTTTGGCTTTCTCTGGCAACTCCGGCGTTAGCACCACAAGCTTCGCACCAGCACCTTCGATGGCACTCAGTTGCTTCTGCATCGCTCGCAATTGCAGGTTGCAATAGGGGCACCATCCGCCGCGATACCACATCAAAATGACCGGATGGTTTTGCCAAACCTCGCTTAGCGTGACCGACTGATCGTCCCAGCCTTTCAACGTCGCATCGGCTGCGCTGTCACCTACCTGTTTTGCCGACTGTTCGATGCCAGTCGCGCGAACGCTTTCAATTCCCGCTTGAAAGGATTCAAGGACTTCGGCCGGAAATCGTTTCGATGCGTCGTCTGCCGTTTTTTGCAACTGCACGGACAACGCGGTGGGATCGTCGGCAGAAACGTGAGAAACCATGGCGGAAGATCCTATAACGGTTGAAAATAAAACAGCGCAAAGCGAAACGCGAAGAGTCATCGATGGTCGAACCGAACAGTGGAAAACGGGTGCTTGCTTCAGTGACAAACACTCAATGACTGCTTCGAAGCAGTTCCCGCCATGTCAGTTGCCCGCGCCGGACGCAGAAGCCTTTGGTACCTGTGTGGCGATCCACTTTCCAGCATGTTGCTCAACAAACACAAAACAGGTCATGGCACCGGAGATGGCTGGTGAATCAACGTCGCCTTTCGCTCCGCGAAAGAGGCGCAACTGCCCTCCCCTCGCTAAGGCTCGACCCTCCCGGCGGGAGGGTGAAAGGAAGACGGCGATCCAAACTTCGTTGACCAGCGTGAAGATGGACGTCTCGTTCGAAGGCCAACAGATAGACAGATGCCCGCCGCCACAACGTCGCCTTTCGCTCCGCGAAAGAGGCGCGACTGCCCTCCCCTCGCTAAGGCTCGACCCTCCCGGCGGGAGGGTGAAAGGAAGACGGCGATCCAAACTTCGTTGACCAGCGTGAAGATGGACGTCTCGTTCGAAGGCCAATAGATCGACAGATGCCCGCCGCCACAACGTCGCCTTTCGCTCCGCGAAAGTAGCGCAACTGCCCTCCCCTCGCTAAGGCTCGACCCTCCCGGCGGGAGGGTGAAAGGAAGACGGCGATTCAGACTTCGTCGGCCAGCATGAAGATGGACGTCTCGTTCGAAGGCCAACAGATAGACAGATGCCCGCCGCCACAACGTCGCCTTTCGCTCCGCGAAAGTAGCGCAACTGCCGCTCCCTTCGCTTTGCCTCGACCCTCCCGGCGGGAGGGTGAAGAACGGAAGACGATTCAGTCTTCGTTAACCAGTGTTGTGGCGAAATACGTCGACCCGCGGCTAGCCTCGCACGGCACCGGCTGCGAAGCCTCAGTCCGACTTTTTGGACTTGGCCGAAGTCTTCGACTTGGTTTTCGACTTCGAATCAGACTTGCTGTCCGACGACTTCTTGTCCGCTGCGGCACCTTTTTTATAGCTGTCGCTTCGATAGTCGGTTTCGTAGAACCCGCTGCCCTTGAACATGATTGCCGCACCGCTGCCGAACAGTCGACGCAGCTTTGACTTGCCACATTCGGGGCACTTCTTCTTCACCGGATCATTGATGCCCTGGAACAACTCCATTTCGTGACCACAGGCATCGCACTCATAGTCATAGGTGGGCATGGCCGTAACCTCAAAGAATGTTTTGACAAATGAAAGTGGATTGGATTTTGACGTGCTACTGAGCTGATCCGCTGCTGACGATCACCTGTGCCGGACGCAGCACACGGTCGTGCATTTGCCATCCGCTGACCGCCACGTGCATGACCATGCCGCTTTCAACGTCGTCGCTGGGCATTTGCGAAATGGCTTCGTGATAGTTTGGATCAAACGCTTCGCCGTCGGCCGGGATTTCTTTGATCGCGTACTTGGCAAACGTGTCGTCCAGTTGCTTGGCAACCATTTGAACGCCATCGCGCAGGCCCTGGACCGACTCGGTACCCTCGGCCGCTTCGATGGCACGCATCAAGTTGTCGCGGACTTGCAACAAGTCGGTCACCATTGGAACACCGGCGTACTTCAAATCGTCTTCGAACGACTTGCGCATCCGTTTGCGAAAGTTTTCCGCTTCGGCCTGTGCCTGCAACGCCTTGCGATTGGCTTCTTCCACCTCGCCGCGCAAGCGTTCCATTTCCTCGTCCCGTGTTTCGGGCTGGGGGGCGCTGGTGGCGTCGTCAGATGCGTGTGCGGCGTCGGTTTCGGCGTTCAAATCCAATTCGTCTTCGACGGGTTGGCGATCGGCGGTGTCACTGGATTCGATATCACTGGTCATGGTTCGATCCGGCATCAAGGTCGGATGGACAAAGGATGGTTCAACAGGAACGGTTTTGGTATCGACGATACACTGGTCGATCGGCCACGGTGGATTGCCGCCGGTTTGTGACAGGCATTTGCACCGGAGCCGGCGTGGTTGGTTCGCTTAGCCGGATTTGCTCGCGGCTGTTTCAGCATCAGGATCAAAAAACTGCTTCAGCTTGTCCAGAAAACTGGTCCGCTGGGGCAGCACCGATTCGTGATCCAGATCGGCAAGTTGGCGAAGCAGCGTTTGTTGTTCGGATGAAAGTTTCTTGGGGACTTCCACAAAGACTTGGACCAACAGGTCGCCGGGGCGTCCGCCCCGTGGATCGGCGACGCCTTCGCCTTTGACGGTAAAGACTTCGCCGTTTTGGGTGCCCGCCGGCACGGTCAACTGGTGCGGTCCGTCCAACGTCGGGACCTCGATGTTTGCCCCCAGCGCCGCTTGGCTGTAGCTGATCGGCATCTGCAGGACCAGGTGGTTGCCTTCGCGTTGAAACAAATCGTGTGGCTGGACGGTGATGAAACAATAGCAATCACCGTTGGGGCCGCCGTCCGGGCTGGCTTCGCCTTCGTTGGACAATCGCACCCGCATGCCGTCGTCGACACCGGGCGGAATCTCCACGGCCAATTCGGCGCGTTCGTTTTGCTGGCCGCTGCCCCGGCAATCTTTGCACGGTTCGCTGATTTGTTGACCGCGGCCCTGACAGGTCGGGCAGGTCGTTTGGACCCGCAGGATGCCCGCGGACTGGATGACTTGTCCGCGACCGCCACAGGTGTTGCAGGTGACCGGTTGGCTGCCGGGAGCGGCGCCGTCGCCGCCGCATGTTTTGCAGGGCACTCGGCGGCGAAAGGAGACATTCTTCTTGACGCCGCGGGCGGCTTCTTCCAACGTCAGCGTGACGTCACAGCGGATGTCGGCGCCGCGTCGGCGTCGTCGTCCGCCGCCGCGCCCGCGGTTGCCAAACAAATCGCCGAACATGCCGCCACCGAACATGTCGCCAAAGGCTTCGAAGATGTCTTCGACGTCGGTGAACTGATGGGCGGCACCCTCAACGCCCGCGTGACCATACTGGTCGTAGCGGGCGCGTTTGTCCGCGTCGCTCAAGACCTCATAGGCCTCGGTCGCTTCTTTGAATTTCTCGACCGCGTCTTCGCTGTCACGGTTGCTGTCAGGGTGGTATTTGATCGCAAGTTTTCGGTACGCGCGATCAATCTCCTGCTTGGTCGCGGTCCGCTCGACCCGAAGCACTTCGTAATAGCAGGTCTTTTCGGCCATGAGATACTGCTGCTTATTTCGCAAACAGGGCCGCGAACCGGTGCGGGTTCACGGCCCATGAAAGATGGTTCATCCGTTGTTCACCGGCGGTCGACGTGTCGACCGCGCGGTGTTACGGTCCCAACAAGGGGCGATTGGCGTGACCTGACTTAGGACACAACGCCTTCGACCGGGACCTTGTCCTTGTCTTCTTGGTCGTAATCGGTGACCAAAGCTTCGGTCGTCAGCAACAATCCGGCGATGCTGCCGGCGTTGGTCAACGCGGTCCGCACAACCTTGACCGGGTCGATCACGCCGGCCTTGACCATGTCGGTGTACTCACCGGTGTAAGCGTTGAAGCCGGTGTTGACGTCCTTTTGGCTGACTTCGTCGACCACGACGCTGCCGTCGATTCCGCCGTTGTCGGCGATTTGACGCATCGGCGCGTCCAACGCGTTCAAGACAATGTCGACGCCGATTTTTTCGTCGCCGCGAGCCTTCTTCTTGGCCGCTTCGACCGCTTCGCGGCAACGCACCAGGGCGACACCGCCACCGGGCAGAATGCCTTCTTCGATCGCCGCACGGGTTGCGTGCAGTGCGTCTTCCAAGCGAGCCTTGGTTTGCTTCATTTCGGCTTCGGTTTCCGCACCGACGCTGATCACAGCAACGCCACCGGAAAGCTTGGCCAAACGCTCTTGGAACTTTTCCTTGTCGTAATCGCTGTCGGTCTGTTCGATCTGTGCGCGGATCTGTGCGACACGCTTGTCGATGTCTTCACGCTTGCCGGCACCTTCGACGATGGTCGTGTGACCCTTGTCGACGGTGACTTTCTTGGCGCGACCCAGTTGATCCAACGTGACGTTTTCCAGTTGGATGCCCAGGTCTTCGCTGATCAGCGTTCCACCGGTCAACGTCGCGATGTCGCCCAGCATGGCCTTGCGACGGTCGCCGAATCCTGGTGCCTTGACGGCACAGACGTTCAAAGTTCCACGCAGCTTGTTGACGACCAACAACGTCAGTGCTTCGGCGTCGACGTCTTCGGCGATGATCAACAGCGGTTGGCCCGACTGTGCGGTCTTTTCCAACAGCGGTACCAAGTCGCGGATGTTGCTGATCTTCTTTTCGTACAGCAGCACCAACGCATTTTCCAAACCGGCTTCCATCGTGCCCGGGTCGGTGATGAAGTAGGGCGAAATGTAGCCCTTGTCGAACTGCATCCCGTCGACGTAATCGACTTCGGTGGTGCGCGACTTGCCTTCTTCGACGGTGATCACGCCGTCCTTGCCGACGCGTTCCAGGGCATCGGCCAGCAGGTTGCCGATTTCCGGATCGTTGTTGGCGGAAATCGCACCGACGTGAGCGACTTCTTCTTTGCCGCTGACCGGTCGACCCAACTCGTGCAGTTGATCGCAAGCGGCTTGGACGCCACGATCGATACCGCGACGGATGGCGGTCGGGTTGCTGCCGGCCACGATGTTTCGCAGACCTTCCTTGAAGATCGCGCGAGCCAACACGGTTGCGGTCGTCGTGCCGTCGCCGGCCAAGTCGCTGGTCTTTTGCGCGACTTCGATGACCAGTTTGGCACCCATGTTTTCGAACCGGTCTTCCAGTTCGATTTCCTTGGCCACGGTGACGCCGTCCTTGGTGACGGTCGGACCGCCGAACGATTTGTCAACGATCACGTTACGGCCGGTCGGGCCCATGGTCGTCGCGACGGCTTTGGCAAGTTTGTCGACGCCGGCCAGCATTCGGGCCCGTGCGTGATCGTCGAACAAAAGTTGTTTTGCCACGATTGAGGTTCCTTGGTGAAGTGTTTGGATTGCGATGGAAATTGAAAGGTTGGATCGCCCGGTCGACGGCCGCCGATGCCCGGCGGCCTAATGACGATTGCGAGGCCGATCCGGCCGGATCACAGAACCTTGGCCAAGATGTCGTTTTCGCGAAGGATCTTCATTTCGCGACCGTCGACTTCGATGTCACTGCCGCCGTACTTGCCGTAAATCACGGTGTCGCCAACGGCCACGCTGACTTCGCCACGGGCGCCGCTGTCCAACAACTTGCCGGGGCCGACCGCGACGACGGTGCCACGTTGCGGCTTTTCTTTGGCCGAATCGGGCAGAACGATGCCGCCGGCGGTGGTTTCTTCCGCTTCGCTGGGCTCGACAACGACGCGGTCATCCAAGGGACGCAGGTTGATTTTGGTGCTGGTTGCCATCGGGAAATTCCTATCGATTGATTTGTAAGTTTGGATTGATTGGTTGTCTGGTTTTCCGTGGGGCCCGCGGCGATCGATTTCGCCGCGGGATCAAAGGTGGGTTCAGGGCGGATCACCGAAGTGATCACCGACGGCTTACATCATGCCGCCCATGCCACCCATTCCGCCCATGCCTCCCATTCCGCCCATGCCACCCATCGGGTCCATGCCGCCCATGCCGTGGTCATGGTGATCGCCGGCACCCTCGGGTTCTTCTTCCGGGATGTCACAAACCAGCGATTCGGTGGTCAGCAGCAAAGCCGCGACGCTGGCGGCGTTGGTCAGCGAAGTACGAACGACCTTGGCCGGATCAACAATGCCGGCTTTGACCAAGTCGGTGTAACTGTCGCTATTGGCGTCGTAGCCTTCGTTACCGCTCATTTGCGACACGCGGTTAACGACGACGGCACCGCGGACGCCGGCGTTGTTGGCGATCGAACGCAACGGGATGTCCAAGATGTTGCGGATGATGCGGACGCCCAACTGGATGTCGCCTTCGCTGGACTTTTCAAGCTTTTCGACGGCCGGTCGGCAACGAAGCAGCGCGACACCGCCGCCGGGAACGATGCCTTCTTCCAAAGCCGCTTGGGTGGCCGCACGTGCGTCATCGATCAACGCTTTGCGTTCCTTCATTTCCGTTTCGGTCGCCGCACCGACGTTGATTTGGGCGACGCCACCGGCCAGTTTGGCCAAGCGTTCTTGCAGCTTTTCGCGATCGTAATCGCTGTCGGTCGCTTCCATTTCACGACGAATTTGAGCGACACGGCCTTCGATGTCGGCCTTGGT is a genomic window containing:
- a CDS encoding polyprenyl synthetase family protein, which encodes MDAAPVTLHNVNGSDVAHAGAAGNGDARLKQLLGQVYRPIRQPMQQVEDLLTRQLQSPYESMNPLLCHGTQLGGKRLRPAMLLLSGLNFGPLTDAHLRMAVVIEMIHTATLIHDDVLDEATVRRRVPTVNARWNDHVSILFGDYLFSQSFRLAAEIGSIEACQWIGEASRLVCEGELRQVLGRDWLQIDEDAYFDMIQGKTAELCRVATQLGARLSGADDDAVDAMARYGEAVGMAFQIADDYLDLWGDDATVGKTLGTDLQQGKLTLPVIRMLQQAEPVDRERLQAVLSGPPEQRFDGIRDDLMSGDAAEYTRQVASRFRDQAIEAVHSVQASSVSDSLVQIARFAVQRRF
- a CDS encoding peroxiredoxin-like family protein, producing the protein MVSHVSADDPTALSVQLQKTADDASKRFPAEVLESFQAGIESVRATGIEQSAKQVGDSAADATLKGWDDQSVTLSEVWQNHPVILMWYRGGWCPYCNLQLRAMQKQLSAIEGAGAKLVVLTPELPEKAKETAEANDLDMLVLHDANNELAKKFGILFQLPDVIVPIYRDKLELAKYNGNDAMELPLSATYVIDTDGKITYAFLDADYKKRAEPAEVVAAVKQLQ
- a CDS encoding FmdB family zinc ribbon protein translates to MPTYDYECDACGHEMELFQGINDPVKKKCPECGKSKLRRLFGSGAAIMFKGSGFYETDYRSDSYKKGAAADKKSSDSKSDSKSKTKSKTSAKSKKSD
- the grpE gene encoding nucleotide exchange factor GrpE — protein: MTSDIESSDTADRQPVEDELDLNAETDAAHASDDATSAPQPETRDEEMERLRGEVEEANRKALQAQAEAENFRKRMRKSFEDDLKYAGVPMVTDLLQVRDNLMRAIEAAEGTESVQGLRDGVQMVAKQLDDTFAKYAIKEIPADGEAFDPNYHEAISQMPSDDVESGMVMHVAVSGWQMHDRVLRPAQVIVSSGSAQ
- the dnaJ gene encoding molecular chaperone DnaJ; the encoded protein is MAEKTCYYEVLRVERTATKQEIDRAYRKLAIKYHPDSNRDSEDAVEKFKEATEAYEVLSDADKRARYDQYGHAGVEGAAHQFTDVEDIFEAFGDMFGGGMFGDLFGNRGRGGGRRRRRGADIRCDVTLTLEEAARGVKKNVSFRRRVPCKTCGGDGAAPGSQPVTCNTCGGRGQVIQSAGILRVQTTCPTCQGRGQQISEPCKDCRGSGQQNERAELAVEIPPGVDDGMRVRLSNEGEASPDGGPNGDCYCFITVQPHDLFQREGNHLVLQMPISYSQAALGANIEVPTLDGPHQLTVPAGTQNGEVFTVKGEGVADPRGGRPGDLLVQVFVEVPKKLSSEQQTLLRQLADLDHESVLPQRTSFLDKLKQFFDPDAETAASKSG
- the groL gene encoding chaperonin GroEL (60 kDa chaperone family; promotes refolding of misfolded polypeptides especially under stressful conditions; forms two stacked rings of heptamers to form a barrel-shaped 14mer; ends can be capped by GroES; misfolded proteins enter the barrel where they are refolded when GroES binds), whose product is MAKQLLFDDHARARMLAGVDKLAKAVATTMGPTGRNVIVDKSFGGPTVTKDGVTVAKEIELEDRFENMGAKLVIEVAQKTSDLAGDGTTTATVLARAIFKEGLRNIVAGSNPTAIRRGIDRGVQAACDQLHELGRPVSGKEEVAHVGAISANNDPEIGNLLADALERVGKDGVITVEEGKSRTTEVDYVDGMQFDKGYISPYFITDPGTMEAGLENALVLLYEKKISNIRDLVPLLEKTAQSGQPLLIIAEDVDAEALTLLVVNKLRGTLNVCAVKAPGFGDRRKAMLGDIATLTGGTLISEDLGIQLENVTLDQLGRAKKVTVDKGHTTIVEGAGKREDIDKRVAQIRAQIEQTDSDYDKEKFQERLAKLSGGVAVISVGAETEAEMKQTKARLEDALHATRAAIEEGILPGGGVALVRCREAVEAAKKKARGDEKIGVDIVLNALDAPMRQIADNGGIDGSVVVDEVSQKDVNTGFNAYTGEYTDMVKAGVIDPVKVVRTALTNAGSIAGLLLTTEALVTDYDQEDKDKVPVEGVVS
- the groES gene encoding co-chaperone GroES; protein product: MATSTKINLRPLDDRVVVEPSEAEETTAGGIVLPDSAKEKPQRGTVVAVGPGKLLDSGARGEVSVAVGDTVIYGKYGGSDIEVDGREMKILRENDILAKVL